From Clostridia bacterium, one genomic window encodes:
- a CDS encoding AIR synthase family protein: protein MEVGKVPNDILKSLILEKIKYTRKEVLLRPKIGEDCCAVDFGEYACVLSTDPITGAVNEIGRLAVHISCNDIASCGVEPIGLLVTILAPPDTTEKDLDTVMTQICDTASLLNVDILGGHTEITTAVNRFVITSTAIGRAPNGKIISTAGAKPGDDIIITKAAGIEGTAIIAHDKEDLLIKNFDNRMIDKAKGYVNSISVIKEGIIAGDFGASSMHDVTEGGILGAVWEVGEASHVGVVIDKDKIPVTEETKIICEYFEIDPLKLISSGCMLITAKNGEELVQKLNSNGVDAAIIGKVTDTRDKLLVSKTGTTEILQPESDELYKVI from the coding sequence ATGGAAGTTGGCAAAGTACCAAATGATATACTGAAAAGTCTCATTCTCGAAAAGATAAAATATACGAGAAAAGAAGTCCTTCTCAGGCCGAAAATAGGTGAGGATTGCTGTGCTGTTGATTTTGGAGAATATGCTTGTGTGTTATCTACAGATCCGATAACCGGCGCTGTAAACGAAATAGGCAGGCTTGCAGTACATATTTCCTGTAATGATATAGCTTCATGTGGCGTAGAACCTATTGGACTTCTTGTTACTATTCTGGCTCCGCCGGATACCACGGAAAAAGACCTGGATACTGTTATGACACAGATTTGCGATACTGCTTCTTTACTAAATGTAGATATACTTGGAGGACATACGGAAATAACAACAGCTGTAAACAGGTTTGTGATAACAAGTACTGCTATAGGCAGAGCTCCGAACGGAAAGATTATTTCTACCGCTGGGGCGAAACCCGGAGATGATATTATTATTACAAAAGCAGCAGGAATAGAGGGGACTGCAATTATAGCGCATGATAAGGAAGATTTGCTGATAAAAAACTTTGATAATAGAATGATTGATAAAGCCAAAGGTTATGTAAATAGTATAAGCGTTATAAAAGAAGGAATAATAGCAGGGGATTTCGGTGCTTCCTCCATGCATGATGTTACCGAAGGAGGTATTCTGGGTGCTGTATGGGAGGTTGGAGAGGCATCCCATGTAGGTGTTGTTATTGATAAAGATAAAATACCTGTAACAGAGGAAACAAAAATAATCTGTGAATACTTTGAAATTGACCCGTTGAAGCTGATTTCCAGCGGCTGTATGCTGATAACTGCAAAAAATGGTGAAGAATTAGTTCAGAAACTGAATTCAAACGGAGTTGATGCCGCAATAATAGGAAAAGTGACTGATACTCGTGATAAACTGCTTGTTTCAAAGACAGGTACGACTGAAATATTACAACCTGAATCTGATGAACTTTATAAAGTGATATAG
- a CDS encoding serine hydroxymethyltransferase encodes MYSIDEVRKIDPEVASAIEEEVSRQRNKIELIASENFVSKAVMEALGTPLTNKYAEGYPGKRYYGGCEHVDVVEKLAIDRAKRIFGADHANVQPHSGAQANMAVFFAVLNPGDTVLGMNLAHGGHLSHGMPKNISGKYYNVIPYGVRKDDCRIDYDEVRKLALEHKPKLIVAGASAYPRVIDFKLFRDIADEAGAYLMVDMAHIAGLVAAGLHPNPVPYAHFVTTTTHKTLRGPRGGMILCKEEFAKIIDSAVFPGLQGGPLMHVIAAKAVNFQEVLSNEFKQYQSQIVKNANTLANTLIEKGFDLVSNGTDNHLMLVDLTNMNVTGKAAQLMLDDVLITVNKNGIPFDTQSPFVTSGIRIGTPAVTARGMKEDDMIVIADLIHKAITDFENSKNSIIERVGELCGKYPLY; translated from the coding sequence ATGTACAGTATTGATGAAGTAAGAAAAATTGATCCGGAAGTAGCATCAGCTATCGAAGAGGAGGTAAGCCGTCAGAGAAATAAAATTGAATTGATTGCATCTGAAAACTTTGTTAGCAAGGCAGTTATGGAAGCTTTGGGAACTCCATTGACCAATAAATATGCTGAAGGTTACCCTGGAAAGAGGTATTATGGGGGTTGCGAACATGTCGATGTAGTTGAAAAGCTTGCGATAGACAGGGCAAAAAGAATATTTGGTGCCGATCATGCAAATGTTCAGCCTCATTCAGGTGCACAGGCAAATATGGCTGTATTCTTTGCGGTATTGAATCCGGGTGATACGGTTCTTGGTATGAATTTGGCACATGGTGGACATTTGAGTCACGGAATGCCTAAAAACATATCCGGAAAATACTATAATGTTATTCCATATGGTGTTAGAAAAGATGACTGCAGAATAGATTATGATGAAGTAAGAAAACTGGCATTGGAACATAAACCGAAATTGATAGTAGCAGGTGCGAGTGCATACCCAAGAGTAATAGATTTTAAGTTGTTCAGGGATATAGCTGATGAGGCTGGTGCATACCTTATGGTTGACATGGCTCATATTGCAGGTCTTGTGGCAGCAGGTCTTCATCCAAATCCTGTTCCTTACGCACATTTTGTCACTACTACTACACATAAAACCTTGCGTGGACCAAGGGGCGGTATGATTCTTTGCAAGGAAGAATTTGCAAAAATTATTGATAGCGCTGTATTCCCTGGCTTGCAAGGTGGTCCTTTGATGCATGTAATAGCTGCAAAAGCTGTTAACTTCCAGGAAGTCCTTTCAAATGAATTCAAGCAGTACCAGTCACAAATAGTAAAAAATGCCAACACTTTAGCAAACACGTTGATCGAGAAGGGTTTTGATCTTGTATCAAACGGGACAGACAATCATCTTATGCTTGTTGACCTTACAAACATGAATGTTACAGGTAAAGCTGCACAGCTTATGCTTGATGATGTATTGATAACTGTTAATAAAAACGGTATACCTTTTGATACACAGAGTCCTTTTGTCACGAGTGGCATAAGAATAGGTACACCGGCTGTAACTGCAAGAGGGATGAAGGAAGATGACATGATAGTAATTGCAGATTTGATACACAAGGCGATAACAGATTTTGAGAATTCGAAAAACAGCATAATAGAAAGAGTTGGCGAACTCTGCGGCAAGTATCCTCTTTATTAA
- a CDS encoding trypsin-like peptidase domain-containing protein — translation MKKRRLYVSVAVVLILTLMLSITTSAGSAGIIKIFVNEKPAGIDAKQINGEIYVPLKAVGESLGAKIQVSGDKKTVHISNSENSVASVINKVGPSVVGIIGNVKMTGSYYDTESREGMAFGTGVIIRSNGYIITNTHVVKDMENIIVVLSNSKAYQARLKAMDEKTDLAMIKIDKGTLTPAVFGEMSDIQVGEPVVAIGTPLSLTLRNSATKGIISGLNRSIQSDYKFIQSDAAINGGNSGGPIVNMDGRVIGINSIKYTGIGVEGLTFSIPIDTVKYAIDHFMKFGEIRRPYLGASFAEGIAARYGLPSNEGLTVTEIEADSPAKKYGLKEEDIIIAVNGINVTTIVDYNEEMKKYLPGASATLSVKRDEKTIKVKVVLAAEPKK, via the coding sequence ATGAAAAAGAGGCGTTTATATGTTTCAGTTGCTGTAGTACTGATTCTCACACTAATGCTGAGTATTACAACCAGTGCCGGTTCAGCAGGTATAATTAAGATTTTTGTTAATGAAAAACCTGCCGGTATTGATGCAAAGCAGATTAACGGAGAAATATATGTTCCACTAAAGGCTGTAGGGGAAAGCCTGGGAGCAAAGATTCAAGTTTCCGGAGATAAAAAGACCGTACATATCAGCAACAGTGAAAACAGTGTTGCATCTGTAATTAACAAGGTAGGTCCTTCGGTAGTTGGAATAATCGGAAACGTAAAGATGACAGGCAGCTACTATGATACTGAATCCAGAGAAGGTATGGCTTTTGGCACCGGCGTGATAATAAGGTCAAACGGATACATAATTACTAATACTCACGTAGTAAAGGATATGGAGAACATAATCGTTGTTCTTTCAAACAGTAAAGCATACCAGGCAAGATTGAAGGCAATGGATGAAAAGACCGATCTGGCTATGATAAAAATTGATAAAGGTACACTTACACCAGCGGTATTTGGTGAAATGTCCGATATACAGGTAGGAGAGCCTGTAGTTGCAATAGGCACACCTTTATCCCTGACTCTTAGAAACTCTGCAACAAAAGGTATTATCAGCGGTCTAAACCGTTCCATACAAAGCGACTATAAATTTATTCAGTCCGATGCAGCTATAAATGGGGGAAATAGTGGAGGCCCCATCGTTAATATGGATGGAAGGGTAATAGGAATAAACAGTATAAAATATACAGGGATTGGCGTTGAAGGATTAACATTTTCCATCCCAATTGATACGGTGAAATATGCTATTGATCATTTTATGAAATTTGGAGAAATAAGAAGACCTTATCTCGGAGCAAGTTTTGCTGAAGGTATTGCAGCAAGGTATGGACTACCTTCGAATGAAGGCCTCACGGTTACTGAAATAGAAGCGGATTCACCTGCAAAAAAATACGGTCTTAAAGAAGAAGATATAATTATTGCTGTCAATGGAATAAATGTAACTACTATAGTTGATTATAACGAGGAAATGAAAAAGTATCTTCCTGGGGCATCAGCAACTCTTTCAGTCAAGAGGGATGAAAAGACGATAAAAGTCAAGGTAGTACTGGCGGCAGAGCCAAAGAAATAG
- a CDS encoding copper amine oxidase N-terminal domain-containing protein, giving the protein MKGDSTGRKTIELTLMRRIISFITCIMVVFTFCIPAYAANNDMLIIKFQIGSTKLTINGKVQNTVKPYVSNNTVFVPMRPILEAYGAEINPKTKGNLNLVYRDIVVNITIGSKVYSANDTKKNLPAAPVIVEKEIMVPAQFITDNFGGKLSSDKSKKNYTLILDDDGAIVDFSTVIGSINKPKIGNSYFGWSMNIPKGSQIVSTSFSSKTVSIENMMNELYIDVDVSLEEEQKLEELAAEIKETKNSYYSDFPGKIQDVYVNTKSSPVCVEILGTVYGKGAAIQRIVFSNGYKYKYSISTTKETNPVKVKEKPLLASILNSFKLGFKGLQKDVYNISKVNENNMVKYTDSVFGFTMEVFPEWDMIKNYSYNIYDSYSVKIGASQNEFISIYPKNAEKIEDMDKYIDNIKAEYDALYNPKYYTFLEKKTVELSNLKLYKIVYMIQLKDQKYVFEDNYTLQGNVLFNISLKSPEDKYTLNKDNYLKVFESIKYTAKLTEEEIKKMLGSSESTKAFSRVSSDDEPTDYESKSNKWKIKIPGYWLTFSGYDESSTVFYNEKNQIYIGIESVKNTATAKSQDDEDKFLTFGSFLEDEESIKIVEKKNLDVKGTTVRQYCYKYDSDAESVYAHVFFNIIEGKDYSYCFFYMVPDIFASEKNINEINDVWNSFTIIQ; this is encoded by the coding sequence TTGAAAGGAGATTCGACAGGTCGCAAGACCATCGAATTAACGCTTATGAGACGGATAATTTCATTTATAACCTGTATTATGGTTGTTTTTACGTTTTGTATCCCTGCTTATGCAGCCAATAATGATATGTTGATAATAAAGTTTCAGATAGGAAGCACAAAACTGACAATAAACGGAAAAGTTCAGAATACAGTAAAGCCATATGTTTCAAATAATACTGTATTTGTGCCTATGCGTCCCATACTTGAGGCTTATGGAGCTGAAATCAATCCAAAAACAAAAGGGAACTTAAATCTGGTATATAGGGATATCGTAGTAAACATTACTATAGGAAGTAAGGTGTATTCAGCTAATGATACAAAGAAAAACCTGCCGGCAGCACCTGTGATTGTAGAAAAGGAAATCATGGTACCGGCACAGTTCATAACCGATAATTTTGGCGGAAAGCTATCTTCTGATAAAAGTAAGAAAAACTATACACTTATACTTGATGATGATGGGGCGATTGTTGATTTTTCTACTGTAATAGGCAGTATAAACAAGCCTAAAATAGGCAACAGCTATTTCGGGTGGAGCATGAACATTCCAAAAGGCTCTCAAATCGTAAGCACAAGTTTTTCATCCAAAACTGTTTCTATAGAAAATATGATGAATGAGCTATATATTGACGTGGATGTAAGCCTTGAAGAAGAGCAAAAGCTTGAAGAACTTGCTGCGGAAATAAAGGAGACAAAGAACAGCTACTATTCGGATTTTCCGGGAAAAATCCAGGATGTGTATGTAAACACAAAATCCTCACCCGTCTGTGTAGAAATACTGGGAACCGTGTATGGAAAGGGTGCAGCAATACAAAGAATAGTGTTTAGCAATGGCTATAAATACAAATATTCAATTTCTACAACTAAAGAAACAAACCCTGTTAAAGTCAAGGAAAAGCCTTTATTGGCGAGTATATTGAACTCATTTAAGCTTGGATTCAAAGGATTACAAAAAGATGTATATAATATTTCAAAAGTAAATGAAAATAATATGGTCAAATATACAGATAGTGTATTTGGGTTTACAATGGAAGTATTTCCTGAATGGGATATGATAAAGAATTATTCATATAACATTTACGACAGCTACAGTGTAAAAATAGGAGCAAGCCAGAATGAGTTTATAAGTATATATCCGAAAAATGCAGAAAAAATTGAGGATATGGATAAGTATATTGATAATATCAAAGCTGAATATGATGCATTGTATAATCCCAAATACTATACTTTCTTAGAGAAAAAGACAGTAGAGCTCTCCAATTTAAAGCTGTATAAAATAGTTTATATGATACAACTCAAGGACCAGAAGTATGTTTTTGAAGATAATTACACATTACAGGGGAATGTATTATTTAATATTTCTTTGAAATCTCCTGAAGACAAATATACTCTTAATAAGGATAATTACTTAAAGGTATTTGAATCAATCAAGTATACTGCCAAGCTTACTGAAGAAGAAATTAAGAAAATGCTGGGCAGCTCAGAGAGTACAAAAGCATTCAGTAGAGTATCTTCAGACGATGAGCCGACAGATTATGAGAGTAAATCAAACAAGTGGAAAATTAAAATCCCGGGGTATTGGCTGACATTTTCCGGATATGACGAGAGTTCTACAGTTTTCTATAATGAAAAAAATCAGATATATATCGGAATAGAATCTGTAAAAAACACTGCAACAGCCAAATCTCAGGATGACGAGGATAAGTTTTTGACATTTGGGTCGTTCCTTGAAGATGAGGAAAGTATAAAAATAGTTGAGAAGAAAAACCTGGACGTAAAAGGTACTACAGTAAGACAATATTGCTATAAATACGATTCTGATGCTGAAAGCGTTTATGCTCATGTGTTTTTTAACATCATAGAGGGAAAAGACTATTCCTACTGTTTCTTTTATATGGTTCCCGATATCTTTGCATCAGAGAAGAATATAAATGAAATAAATGATGTATGGAATTCCTTCACCATAATTCAATAA
- a CDS encoding replication-associated recombination protein A yields the protein MIDRKEPLAYRMCPRTLEEYVGQDEIIGNGKMLYRMIKADRISSIILYGPPGTGKTSLARIIAVSTKSSFEKLNAVTAGVADIKRIVSDTQNQMLNPKGKTVLFVDEIHRFNKSQQDALLPYVENGTIVLIGATTENPFFEVNKALISRSSVFMLKPLSEQQIIKVINNALKDKERGLGNYEIEIDENASSYLASVCNGDARIALNALELAVMTSGLESDGKIHIDLSTIEECVQKRAVMFDKSGENHYDNISAFIKSMRGSDPDAAIFYLARAVYAGEDPEFLARRIIICASEDVGMANPAALQFAVAAAEAVKMIGMPEAKLILAHAAVMVATSPKSNSCYAAIGKALEDVENKRTGEVPMHLRNAVTNGMKNLGYGIGYKYVHDYPGNIVDQQYLPEEMKGTIYYKPTTNGYENRIKEWLDKRRQE from the coding sequence ATGATAGATAGAAAAGAACCTCTGGCTTACCGGATGTGCCCAAGGACGTTGGAAGAGTATGTTGGACAGGATGAAATAATAGGAAATGGAAAGATGCTTTACAGGATGATAAAGGCAGACCGTATATCATCAATTATCCTGTATGGCCCTCCAGGCACAGGAAAAACTTCATTGGCCAGGATAATTGCTGTTTCAACCAAAAGCAGCTTTGAAAAGTTAAACGCAGTAACTGCAGGAGTTGCAGATATCAAAAGGATTGTTTCCGATACTCAAAATCAGATGCTGAATCCCAAGGGTAAAACTGTACTTTTTGTTGATGAAATTCACAGGTTTAACAAATCTCAGCAGGACGCTCTGCTGCCCTATGTAGAAAATGGAACTATCGTTCTTATAGGTGCTACGACAGAAAACCCTTTTTTTGAAGTTAATAAAGCATTAATATCCAGGTCATCAGTTTTTATGCTGAAACCCCTTTCAGAGCAACAAATAATAAAAGTAATAAATAATGCCCTGAAAGATAAGGAGCGAGGCCTTGGAAACTACGAAATAGAAATTGACGAAAATGCATCCTCCTATCTTGCATCAGTATGTAACGGAGATGCCCGCATTGCGTTGAATGCTCTTGAGCTCGCTGTAATGACTTCTGGACTGGAATCAGATGGGAAAATTCATATAGACCTGTCTACAATTGAGGAATGCGTCCAGAAAAGGGCTGTAATGTTTGATAAATCAGGAGAAAACCATTACGATAATATCAGTGCATTTATTAAATCCATGCGTGGAAGTGATCCTGATGCAGCGATTTTTTATCTTGCAAGAGCTGTCTATGCAGGTGAAGATCCGGAATTCCTTGCCAGGAGAATAATCATATGTGCGTCAGAGGATGTAGGTATGGCGAATCCGGCTGCTTTACAATTTGCCGTAGCTGCGGCTGAAGCAGTAAAAATGATTGGAATGCCCGAAGCAAAGCTGATTCTCGCACATGCTGCTGTCATGGTAGCTACAAGTCCTAAATCCAATTCATGCTATGCAGCAATTGGCAAAGCTCTTGAGGATGTTGAAAACAAACGCACGGGTGAAGTACCAATGCATTTAAGGAACGCTGTTACTAATGGAATGAAAAATCTTGGTTATGGAATCGGATACAAGTATGTTCACGATTATCCGGGGAATATAGTTGATCAACAATATCTGCCGGAAGAGATGAAAGGTACAATATATTATAAACCCACCACAAACGGCTATGAAAACAGGATAAAAGAGTGGTTGGATAAACGAAGGCAAGAGTAA
- the larA gene encoding nickel-dependent lactate racemase has protein sequence MQFKYGFGKTYKEFSIEDKNVLMELRQNEVKIELSGSEEVARAIKNPIDTKRLSEIVKRGERIVIITSDITRPMPSKIVLPPLIEELASGGIKDEDIKIVFALGSHRKHTEEEMKYLVGEDIYSRIKCVDSDPEDCMRLGSTSSGTPVDIYSEVAKADRRICLGNIEFHYFAGYSGGAKAIMPGVSTRDAIQANHSAMVKEAAKAGAIDDNPVRKDIDEVAQFVPIDFIVNVVLDEQKNVIKAVAGHYKFAHREGCRFLDSLYKVEIPEKADIVVATPGGYPKDINLYQAQKALDNAKHAVKDGGIIIMLASCAEGLGEEVFERWIRNAKSPDSMIEDIQKNFELGGHKAAAIALVQKKAKIYLVSDLDKNFVKSMFMEPFDDMNAALKQAFIEQGNEAKVILMPYGGSTLPVMKRG, from the coding sequence ATGCAATTTAAATACGGTTTTGGAAAGACATACAAAGAATTCAGCATAGAGGATAAAAATGTTCTCATGGAGCTCAGGCAAAATGAAGTTAAGATAGAACTAAGCGGAAGTGAAGAAGTTGCCAGGGCCATAAAAAATCCGATAGACACAAAAAGACTGTCCGAAATAGTTAAGCGCGGTGAGCGGATTGTAATAATTACAAGTGATATAACAAGACCAATGCCAAGCAAGATAGTACTTCCTCCCTTGATTGAGGAATTGGCATCTGGTGGAATAAAAGATGAGGATATAAAAATTGTATTTGCACTGGGAAGTCACCGTAAGCACACTGAAGAAGAAATGAAATACCTGGTAGGAGAAGACATATATAGCAGGATAAAGTGTGTAGATAGTGATCCGGAAGATTGTATGAGATTGGGTTCTACTTCGTCGGGAACTCCGGTAGATATATATAGTGAAGTTGCTAAAGCTGACAGAAGAATATGTCTTGGGAATATTGAATTCCACTATTTTGCAGGCTACAGCGGAGGCGCTAAAGCAATTATGCCTGGGGTATCTACAAGAGATGCAATACAGGCAAATCACAGTGCAATGGTTAAAGAAGCGGCAAAAGCCGGAGCAATTGACGATAATCCCGTCAGAAAGGATATTGATGAAGTTGCTCAATTCGTACCTATTGATTTCATTGTAAATGTTGTACTTGATGAACAGAAAAATGTAATAAAAGCTGTAGCTGGTCATTACAAATTTGCACACAGAGAAGGCTGTAGATTCCTTGACAGTCTTTATAAAGTTGAAATACCGGAAAAAGCCGATATAGTAGTCGCTACTCCAGGAGGATATCCAAAGGATATAAATCTTTATCAGGCACAGAAAGCACTTGATAATGCCAAACATGCTGTAAAAGATGGGGGCATAATCATAATGCTTGCTTCCTGTGCTGAAGGACTTGGAGAGGAAGTTTTTGAAAGATGGATAAGAAACGCAAAATCACCAGACAGCATGATAGAAGATATTCAGAAAAATTTTGAACTCGGCGGACATAAAGCAGCTGCAATAGCTCTTGTTCAAAAAAAGGCAAAAATCTATCTGGTATCCGATTTGGATAAAAATTTTGTCAAGAGTATGTTTATGGAGCCTTTTGACGACATGAATGCTGCTTTGAAACAGGCGTTTATTGAACAGGGAAATGAAGCAAAAGTAATTCTTATGCCTTATGGAGGGTCAACATTACCTGTAATGAAAAGAGGTTAA